A genomic region of Nostoc sp. UHCC 0702 contains the following coding sequences:
- the rplU gene encoding 50S ribosomal protein L21: MTYAIIETGGKQVRVEPGRFYDIELLTAQADEKVTIDSVLLVQHDGEVTIGQPLVAGASVEGTVLRNFRGRKVLVYKMKPKKKTRKKRGHRQEITRLLINSITLNGTVLSAEEAPTAETPVTDDSPAEATAE; the protein is encoded by the coding sequence ATGACCTACGCAATTATTGAAACTGGCGGCAAACAAGTACGAGTTGAGCCAGGCCGCTTTTATGACATTGAACTACTCACTGCCCAAGCAGACGAAAAAGTTACAATAGACTCAGTATTACTAGTACAGCATGACGGCGAAGTTACTATTGGGCAGCCGCTAGTAGCTGGGGCAAGTGTAGAAGGGACGGTGCTACGAAATTTCAGAGGTCGCAAAGTCCTGGTGTATAAAATGAAGCCGAAAAAGAAAACCCGCAAAAAGCGGGGGCATCGCCAGGAAATCACTAGACTTTTAATTAATTCCATCACCCTCAACGGTACGGTTCTGAGTGCCGAAGAAGCCCCAACTGCCGAAACTCCCGTCACCGATGATTCCCCTGCGGAAGCAACTGCTGAATAA
- the rpmA gene encoding 50S ribosomal protein L27, with the protein MAHKKGTGSTRNGRDSNAQRLGVKRYGGQTVRAGNILVRQRGTKFHPGNNVGIGSDDTLFALVDGVVTFERKGKTRKKISVYPVVAAVEAVEATAS; encoded by the coding sequence ATGGCTCATAAGAAAGGAACAGGTAGTACACGCAACGGTCGTGACTCTAATGCCCAACGTCTGGGTGTCAAACGCTACGGCGGACAGACTGTCCGCGCGGGAAACATTCTGGTGCGTCAGCGCGGCACTAAATTTCATCCAGGTAACAATGTCGGTATCGGCAGTGATGACACTTTGTTTGCTTTAGTTGACGGTGTAGTGACTTTTGAAAGAAAGGGCAAGACACGCAAAAAAATTAGTGTTTATCCAGTTGTGGCGGCAGTTGAAGCAGTTGAAGCAACAGCCAGCTAG
- a CDS encoding Uma2 family endonuclease → MTQTLRKLVTFDEFVAKYPDNTGKRYELHDGVVVEMSQPTGDHEEITGFLATKLPIEYDRLKLPYFIPKTALVKPPENESAYSPDILIINRSNLVNEPLWKKQSTVTQGASIPLVIEVVSNNWRDDYFTKLGQYEAVGIPEYWIVDYAALGGRRFIGNPKQPTISVYSLVEGEYQVSQFRESDRIQSPTFPELNLTAEQIFNAGL, encoded by the coding sequence ATGACTCAAACCTTACGCAAACTAGTTACATTCGATGAATTTGTTGCCAAATACCCAGACAACACAGGGAAGCGTTATGAACTGCATGATGGAGTTGTAGTTGAAATGTCCCAACCAACAGGCGACCATGAAGAGATTACAGGATTTTTAGCTACAAAACTCCCAATCGAATACGATCGCCTGAAGCTTCCTTACTTCATACCAAAAACAGCACTAGTAAAACCACCTGAAAATGAATCTGCTTATTCACCAGATATATTAATCATTAATCGCTCCAATCTGGTAAATGAACCTCTCTGGAAAAAGCAATCTACAGTCACTCAAGGCGCATCAATTCCTTTGGTGATTGAAGTAGTTAGCAACAATTGGAGAGATGACTATTTCACAAAACTAGGTCAATATGAAGCCGTAGGCATTCCAGAATACTGGATTGTAGACTACGCAGCATTGGGAGGTAGGCGGTTTATTGGCAATCCCAAACAGCCTACAATATCAGTTTATTCATTGGTTGAGGGTGAGTACCAAGTCAGCCAGTTTCGTGAAAGCGATCGCATCCAATCACCCACTTTTCCAGAGTTGAATTTAACCGCAGAGCAGATTTTCAATGCTGGTCTGTAA
- a CDS encoding carotenoid biosynthesis protein, whose product MKQLVIAERVCLIGHIVSMVFGLVGILLVVPNAEVIFHLSEIGQTVMQWSMAGGGVAYMLLGAAAVFLYGLRVLGLNRTLAFMLPAVLISLTSELLGTSTGFPFGHYSYLSGLGYKIAGLVPFTIPLSWFYVGCVSYLLARAGLEVDKKPSLWRHLGAIGFGALLLTSWDFVLDPAMSQTALPFWYWQQPGAFFGMPYQNFAGWLGTGAVFMTVAALLWKNNPIKLERSQLNVPLAVYLSNFGFATVMSLAAGFSIPVLLGLLLGVTPAVGFWLKGSAADGQVSVEPAAKEVSVASVKVALK is encoded by the coding sequence ATGAAACAACTTGTTATTGCTGAGCGTGTATGCCTGATTGGTCATATCGTGTCAATGGTGTTTGGATTGGTAGGCATATTACTAGTTGTACCTAATGCCGAAGTAATTTTCCACTTGTCTGAGATTGGACAGACTGTCATGCAGTGGAGTATGGCTGGTGGTGGTGTAGCTTATATGTTATTGGGTGCAGCGGCGGTCTTTTTATATGGGTTGCGGGTTTTGGGTTTGAATCGCACTTTGGCTTTTATGTTACCCGCAGTGCTGATTTCTTTAACCAGCGAACTTTTAGGAACTAGTACAGGCTTTCCTTTTGGTCACTACAGCTATCTGAGTGGCTTGGGCTATAAAATTGCTGGTTTAGTGCCATTCACAATTCCTTTGTCATGGTTTTATGTAGGATGTGTTTCGTACTTGCTGGCGCGTGCTGGTTTAGAAGTAGACAAAAAACCTAGCTTGTGGCGTCATCTAGGTGCAATAGGGTTCGGTGCTTTGCTGCTTACCTCCTGGGATTTTGTTCTTGATCCTGCGATGAGTCAAACTGCTTTGCCCTTTTGGTATTGGCAACAACCAGGTGCTTTCTTCGGTATGCCTTACCAAAACTTTGCAGGCTGGTTAGGTACTGGAGCGGTATTTATGACTGTGGCAGCATTGTTGTGGAAAAACAACCCAATTAAATTAGAGCGATCGCAGCTCAATGTACCATTAGCAGTTTACTTAAGCAACTTTGGTTTTGCTACAGTCATGAGTTTAGCAGCTGGATTCTCTATTCCTGTATTACTGGGTTTATTGCTAGGTGTAACCCCAGCTGTAGGGTTTTGGTTGAAAGGTTCAGCCGCAGATGGGCAAGTTAGTGTTGAACCAGCAGCTAAAGAAGTCTCAGTAGCCAGCGTCAAAGTTGCCTTGAAATGA
- a CDS encoding glycosyltransferase, whose amino-acid sequence MYNASIVVGAISLLLLLIQLPATAILLSRLVKGPARHPPIQPQQPMLDILGSVSVVVPTLNEALRISPLLSGLSRQSYEVREIIVVDSNSQDGTPDLVKAAQQLDPRFRLITDDPLPSGWVGRPWALHNGFLHSSQASEWFLGMDADTQPHPGLVAGLVKTAEKQGYDLVSLSPQFILKYPGECWLQPALLMTLLYRFDPAGIKTDQPERVMANGQCFLCRRSVLAAVSGYTSASSSFCDDVTLARHIASLGFKVGFLDGAKVLKVRMYEGAIETWKEWGRSLDLKDASPSAQVWGDLWLLSAVQGLPLLILMSYLLVSPLLSISPAPLLLLLGLNVFLLVIRFAMLLAIAPSYDRQTAKGGWLFWLSPLADPLAVLRIFLSAFRTPREWRGRSYELGVRS is encoded by the coding sequence GTGTACAACGCTTCGATAGTAGTAGGAGCCATATCGCTCCTACTGCTACTTATCCAGTTACCAGCAACGGCTATTCTACTCTCGCGTCTAGTAAAGGGGCCAGCACGCCATCCACCCATTCAACCCCAACAGCCTATGCTGGATATTTTGGGTAGTGTTAGTGTTGTTGTTCCTACACTGAACGAGGCTCTTCGCATTAGTCCTCTGTTATCGGGGTTGAGTCGGCAAAGTTATGAAGTGCGGGAAATTATTGTCGTAGATAGTAATTCCCAGGATGGTACACCCGACTTGGTGAAAGCTGCACAACAGCTAGATCCCCGCTTTCGGTTAATCACAGATGACCCGTTACCCTCTGGCTGGGTGGGGCGTCCTTGGGCGTTGCATAACGGCTTTTTACATAGCTCACAAGCAAGTGAGTGGTTTCTGGGGATGGATGCTGATACTCAGCCACATCCGGGTTTAGTTGCTGGTTTGGTGAAGACTGCCGAAAAGCAAGGGTATGATTTAGTTTCTTTGTCACCCCAGTTCATTCTCAAGTATCCAGGAGAATGCTGGCTACAACCAGCGTTGTTGATGACTCTGCTTTACCGATTCGATCCGGCTGGTATCAAAACTGACCAGCCGGAAAGGGTGATGGCTAATGGACAGTGCTTTTTATGCCGTCGCTCTGTTTTAGCTGCTGTCAGTGGATACACTAGTGCAAGTAGTTCTTTTTGCGACGATGTAACCTTGGCACGGCATATTGCAAGCCTTGGTTTTAAAGTGGGCTTTTTAGATGGTGCAAAAGTATTGAAGGTGCGAATGTATGAAGGGGCGATAGAGACTTGGAAGGAATGGGGGCGTAGTCTCGACCTCAAAGATGCATCTCCATCGGCTCAAGTTTGGGGAGATTTATGGCTACTGTCAGCCGTTCAAGGTTTACCCCTGTTGATTTTAATGAGTTACTTGTTGGTTTCTCCCCTGCTTTCCATCTCCCCCGCTCCCCTGCTTTTATTATTAGGGCTAAATGTATTTTTATTAGTGATTCGCTTTGCAATGCTGCTTGCGATCGCGCCCTCCTACGATCGCCAAACTGCTAAAGGTGGTTGGTTATTCTGGCTTTCCCCCTTGGCTGATCCCCTAGCAGTGCTGAGAATTTTCTTATCTGCCTTTCGCACTCCACGGGAATGGCGGGGGAGAAGTTATGAGTTAGGAGTTAGGAGTTAG
- the rnhA gene encoding ribonuclease HI — translation MSTKPTIQSIYTDGACTGNPGPGGWGVVVYFDDGSVHEMGDASQHTTNNKMEMQAAIAALQYFHASGQTEPITLHTDSEYLINCVTKWVKNWKRKGWKKADGNPVQNQDLLEILDELNTRKVNWQHVRGHSGNIGNERCDVIARSFANGKTPSLQQLSLTNVHKTLPSPVAKLSKYETNSTIIDTRTQEISIPALEITSMEQPTAQAAAAIEEKLPENRVEQLRNLVETLRIADEIAEKGYLITSSELADLMDVHASAVTSRGDQWRWRNWIVSRVRREGNQILWELERGDQLGGEDE, via the coding sequence ATGTCCACCAAACCTACAATCCAAAGCATATACACCGATGGTGCTTGCACCGGCAATCCTGGCCCTGGTGGTTGGGGCGTTGTCGTTTACTTCGACGATGGCTCAGTCCACGAAATGGGCGACGCATCCCAGCACACCACCAATAATAAAATGGAAATGCAAGCCGCGATCGCAGCCTTGCAATATTTCCACGCATCAGGACAAACAGAACCCATCACCCTACATACCGACAGCGAATACCTCATCAACTGCGTTACCAAGTGGGTGAAAAACTGGAAAAGAAAAGGCTGGAAAAAAGCAGACGGAAACCCCGTTCAAAATCAAGACCTTTTAGAAATACTCGATGAACTCAACACCCGAAAAGTCAATTGGCAACACGTGCGGGGGCATTCAGGTAACATAGGTAACGAACGTTGTGATGTGATCGCTCGCAGCTTCGCCAACGGTAAAACCCCGTCTTTACAACAATTGTCTCTGACAAACGTTCATAAAACTTTACCATCCCCAGTAGCAAAACTATCTAAATATGAAACAAACTCTACAATAATTGACACAAGGACACAGGAAATAAGTATTCCTGCATTAGAAATAACTTCTATGGAACAACCTACCGCACAAGCTGCGGCGGCAATTGAAGAAAAGCTGCCTGAAAACAGAGTAGAACAACTCCGGAACCTAGTAGAAACTCTGCGTATCGCTGACGAAATTGCCGAAAAAGGCTACTTAATCACCAGTTCAGAACTAGCAGACTTAATGGATGTCCACGCTAGCGCCGTTACCAGTCGGGGGGATCAGTGGCGGTGGCGGAACTGGATCGTATCACGAGTACGGCGCGAAGGCAATCAAATTCTCTGGGAACTGGAACGCGGGGATCAATTGGGAGGTGAAGATGAGTGA